One Streptosporangium sp. NBC_01495 DNA window includes the following coding sequences:
- a CDS encoding ATP-binding cassette domain-containing protein: MTPALELRGIDKSFGPVQVLHDVSLSAYAGEVTALVGDNGAGKSTLVKCVGGIHPIDSGEYFFDGKPVQISSPRDAADLGIEIVYQDLALCDNLDIVQNMFLGREHKRGLILDEDTMEEMAARTLESLSVRTVKSIRQLVASLSGGQRQTVAIAKAVLWNSKVVILDEPTAALGVAQTAQVLELVRRLADQGLAVVLISHNMNDVFAVSDRIATLYLGRMAAQVKTSDVTHAQVVELITSGRSGDLGLTNGVTV, encoded by the coding sequence ATGACCCCCGCACTGGAACTCCGCGGGATCGACAAGAGTTTCGGTCCCGTACAGGTCCTGCACGACGTCTCCCTCTCCGCGTACGCCGGAGAGGTGACCGCGCTGGTCGGCGACAACGGCGCAGGCAAGTCCACCCTCGTCAAGTGTGTCGGCGGCATCCACCCGATCGACTCCGGCGAGTACTTCTTCGACGGCAAGCCCGTCCAGATCAGCAGCCCGCGCGACGCGGCCGACCTGGGCATCGAGATCGTCTACCAGGACCTCGCGCTCTGCGACAACCTCGACATCGTCCAGAACATGTTTCTCGGCCGCGAGCACAAGCGCGGCCTCATCCTCGACGAGGACACGATGGAGGAGATGGCGGCCAGGACCCTGGAGAGCCTGTCGGTCAGGACCGTCAAGTCCATCCGCCAGCTCGTCGCCAGCCTGTCCGGCGGCCAGCGCCAGACGGTGGCCATCGCCAAGGCCGTGCTGTGGAACAGCAAGGTCGTCATCCTCGACGAGCCGACCGCCGCCCTCGGCGTCGCCCAGACGGCGCAGGTGCTGGAACTGGTCCGGCGCCTGGCCGACCAGGGCCTGGCCGTCGTACTCATCTCGCACAACATGAACGATGTTTTCGCGGTGTCCGACCGGATCGCCACCCTCTACCTGGGCCGGATGGCGGCCCAGGTCAAGACCTCGGACGTCACCCACGCGCAGGTCGTCGAACTGATCACCTCTGGCCGCAGCGGGGACCTCGGCCTCACCAACGGAGTCACCGTATGA
- a CDS encoding ROK family transcriptional regulator: protein MRAGPSQEEIRRHNLGALLRHVHLSGPTSRAELTNRMGLNRSTIMALTADLTAAGLVREELPRETGRAGRPSLVVRPESARVYVFALDVGVDRLVAARVGLGGTILDRRETVRRRGDFSLEEIVGPLAAFARQMHRRTRPDTVCVGVAAAFSGGVGRGDGVIRFGPNMVTVNDVPFADEMTRRLAFGLPVTVGNDANLAALAEQTRGVGVGCRDLVYLHGDVGIGGGVIVNGQLLGGHLGFGGEVGHMIVNPDKGRLCGCGSHGCLEAEVGERALLEAAGRFGSRVGRDAVRAVVDAADRGDVVAQAALSRVGDWLGLGVSNLVNLFNPEMVVFGGTLREIYLGSAAQVRSRLAVDALPPCREQLRLRTSALGDDATLVGAAELAFSQVLADPLEVLARAGS, encoded by the coding sequence ATGCGGGCAGGCCCCTCCCAAGAGGAGATCAGGCGTCACAACCTTGGGGCCCTGCTCCGGCACGTCCATCTGAGCGGGCCCACCTCGCGTGCGGAGCTCACCAACCGGATGGGCCTCAATCGCAGCACCATCATGGCCCTCACCGCCGATCTGACCGCCGCCGGGCTGGTCAGGGAGGAGCTCCCCAGGGAGACGGGCAGAGCCGGGCGTCCGTCCCTGGTGGTCCGCCCCGAGTCGGCGCGGGTCTACGTGTTCGCCCTCGACGTGGGTGTCGACCGGCTGGTCGCCGCCCGCGTCGGCCTGGGCGGCACCATCCTCGACCGCCGCGAGACGGTACGGCGGCGCGGGGACTTCTCGCTGGAGGAGATCGTCGGCCCGCTCGCCGCCTTCGCCCGGCAGATGCACCGCAGGACCCGGCCCGACACGGTGTGCGTCGGGGTGGCGGCGGCCTTCTCCGGGGGAGTGGGCCGCGGCGACGGGGTCATCAGGTTCGGGCCCAACATGGTCACCGTGAACGACGTGCCGTTCGCCGACGAGATGACCCGCCGGCTGGCCTTCGGCCTGCCGGTCACCGTCGGCAACGACGCCAACCTCGCCGCCCTCGCCGAGCAGACCCGGGGTGTCGGCGTCGGCTGCCGCGATCTCGTCTACCTCCACGGCGACGTCGGCATCGGCGGGGGAGTGATCGTCAACGGCCAGCTGCTCGGCGGCCACCTGGGCTTCGGCGGCGAGGTCGGGCACATGATCGTCAACCCTGACAAGGGCCGCCTCTGCGGGTGCGGCTCGCACGGCTGCCTGGAGGCGGAGGTCGGGGAGCGCGCCCTCCTGGAGGCCGCGGGCCGCTTCGGCTCCCGGGTCGGCAGGGACGCCGTCCGCGCCGTGGTCGACGCCGCCGACCGGGGAGACGTCGTCGCGCAGGCGGCCTTGAGTCGCGTCGGCGACTGGCTCGGCCTGGGCGTCTCCAACCTCGTCAACCTGTTCAACCCCGAGATGGTCGTCTTCGGGGGCACGCTCAGGGAGATCTACCTCGGCTCCGCCGCGCAGGTCCGCAGCCGCCTCGCCGTCGACGCCCTGCCCCCGTGCCGCGAGCAGCTGCGCCTGCGCACCTCGGCCCTCGGCGATGACGCCACCCTCGTCGGCGCCGCCGAACTGGCCTTCTCCCAGGTCCTCGCCGACCCCCTCGAAGTCCTCGCCCGCGCGGGCTCCTGA
- a CDS encoding sugar ABC transporter permease, which translates to MTATISPKTVHEAPSIRTNVRGYAERVRGGDMGALPAVFGLVVLCTIFAILRPSFLTSGNFANLFTQGAAVTVIAMGLVFVLLLGEIDLSAGFASGVCAAVLAIMLSSQGLPWYVAVGAAILTGVVIGTAIGAVVAKLGIPSFVVTLAAFLAFQGLVLLLVKGGTIIAIRDETILSIANKNLPPTLGWILLAVGVAAYAGLQLVRSRKRAARGLTSDPISLIAVRVGALALLGGLAVYFLNIERSRNAAVVSLAGVPLVVPIIVVLLLILTFVLRRTAYGRHLYAVGGNAEAARRAGINVDRMKISAFVICSSMAAVGGVIAASRASSVDPNTGGSNVLLYAVGAAVIGGTSLFGGKGRVLDAILGGAVVAVIENGMGLMGYSSGVKFMVTGSVLLLAAMVDALSRKRAAATGLR; encoded by the coding sequence ATGACCGCCACGATTTCGCCGAAGACCGTACACGAGGCACCCTCGATCAGGACCAACGTCCGAGGCTACGCCGAGAGGGTACGCGGCGGCGACATGGGTGCGCTGCCCGCGGTGTTCGGCCTCGTGGTGCTCTGCACGATCTTCGCCATCCTGCGGCCCTCCTTCCTGACCTCGGGAAACTTCGCCAACCTGTTCACCCAGGGCGCCGCGGTCACCGTGATCGCCATGGGTCTGGTCTTCGTGCTGCTCCTCGGTGAGATCGACCTGTCGGCGGGCTTCGCCAGCGGTGTCTGCGCCGCGGTGCTCGCGATCATGCTCAGCAGCCAGGGACTGCCCTGGTACGTGGCGGTGGGCGCGGCGATCCTCACCGGTGTGGTGATCGGCACCGCGATCGGCGCCGTCGTCGCGAAACTCGGCATCCCGTCGTTCGTGGTGACGCTCGCGGCCTTCCTGGCCTTCCAGGGACTGGTCCTGCTGCTCGTCAAGGGCGGCACCATCATCGCCATCCGCGACGAGACCATCCTCTCGATCGCGAACAAGAACCTCCCGCCCACGCTGGGCTGGATCCTGCTGGCCGTGGGCGTCGCCGCCTACGCCGGGCTCCAGCTGGTGCGTTCCCGCAAGCGTGCCGCCCGGGGCCTGACCTCCGACCCGATCTCGCTGATCGCGGTCAGGGTCGGCGCCCTCGCGCTGCTCGGCGGCCTCGCCGTCTACTTCCTCAACATCGAGCGCAGCCGCAACGCCGCCGTCGTCTCCCTGGCGGGCGTGCCGCTCGTGGTGCCCATCATCGTGGTCCTGCTGCTGATCCTGACGTTCGTGCTCCGCCGCACGGCGTACGGGCGCCACCTGTACGCGGTCGGCGGCAACGCCGAGGCCGCGCGCCGGGCCGGCATCAACGTCGACCGGATGAAGATCAGCGCCTTCGTGATCTGCTCCTCCATGGCCGCCGTCGGCGGCGTCATCGCCGCCTCGCGGGCCAGCTCCGTCGACCCCAACACCGGCGGCAGCAACGTGCTGCTCTACGCGGTCGGCGCCGCCGTCATCGGCGGCACCAGCCTGTTCGGCGGCAAGGGCCGGGTGCTGGACGCCATCCTCGGCGGTGCCGTGGTCGCGGTCATCGAGAACGGCATGGGCCTGATGGGCTACAGCTCCGGGGTGAAGTTCATGGTGACCGGTTCGGTGCTGTTGCTGGCCGCCATGGTGGACGCGCTGTCCCGCAAGCGGGCGGCCGCCACTGGTCTAAGGTGA
- a CDS encoding sugar ABC transporter substrate-binding protein, giving the protein MRKGILSLTAAAAAMTLGLTACGSDNPDTGAQTSAAPAESTAAAAGKVGVILPDSKSSARWETADRKYLEEAFKAAGVAYDIQNAQGDKTQFQTIADQMITNGATVLMIVNLDSGTGKAVLDKAKAQGVATIDYDRLTLNGGAQYYVSFDNTKVGTLQGEGLVKCLTDKKAEKPIVAELNGSPTDNNATLFKNGYDGVLKAKYDSGDYVKGPDQSVPDWDNAQAGTIFEQMLTEQPKIAGVLAANDGLGNAAIAVLKKNSLNGKVPVTGQDATVQGLQNILAGDQCMTVYKAIKKEADAAAALAIGLAKGEKPAATGTVKDTESGADVPAVLLDPQPIFFDSVKDVVADGFVTKDELCTGEFAAKCTEAGIQ; this is encoded by the coding sequence ATGCGCAAGGGGATCCTCAGCCTTACCGCCGCCGCCGCGGCGATGACTCTCGGCCTCACCGCTTGCGGGAGCGACAACCCTGACACCGGTGCCCAGACCAGTGCGGCTCCCGCGGAGAGCACGGCGGCCGCCGCGGGCAAGGTCGGCGTCATCCTCCCGGACAGCAAGTCCTCCGCCCGCTGGGAGACCGCGGACCGCAAGTACCTGGAAGAGGCCTTCAAGGCCGCGGGTGTCGCCTACGACATCCAGAACGCCCAGGGCGACAAGACCCAGTTCCAGACCATCGCCGACCAGATGATCACCAACGGGGCCACGGTCCTGATGATCGTCAACCTCGACAGCGGCACCGGCAAGGCCGTGCTCGACAAGGCCAAGGCGCAGGGCGTGGCCACCATCGACTACGACCGCCTCACGCTCAACGGCGGTGCCCAGTACTACGTCAGCTTCGACAACACCAAGGTCGGCACCCTGCAGGGTGAGGGCCTGGTGAAGTGCCTGACCGACAAGAAGGCCGAGAAGCCGATCGTCGCCGAGCTCAACGGCTCGCCGACCGACAACAACGCCACGCTGTTCAAGAACGGCTACGACGGCGTGCTCAAGGCCAAGTACGACTCCGGCGACTACGTCAAGGGTCCCGACCAGTCGGTCCCGGACTGGGACAACGCCCAGGCGGGCACGATCTTCGAGCAGATGCTCACCGAGCAGCCGAAGATCGCCGGCGTCCTGGCCGCCAACGACGGTCTCGGCAACGCCGCCATCGCGGTCCTCAAGAAGAACAGCCTGAACGGCAAGGTCCCGGTCACCGGCCAGGACGCCACCGTGCAGGGCCTGCAGAACATCCTCGCCGGCGACCAGTGCATGACGGTCTACAAGGCGATCAAGAAGGAGGCCGACGCGGCCGCCGCGCTCGCCATCGGCCTGGCCAAGGGCGAGAAGCCCGCGGCGACCGGGACGGTCAAGGACACCGAGAGCGGCGCCGACGTGCCCGCCGTCCTCCTCGACCCGCAGCCGATCTTCTTCGACAGCGTCAAGGACGTCGTCGCCGACGGCTTCGTGACCAAGGACGAGCTGTGCACCGGCGAGTTCGCCGCCAAGTGCACCGAGGCCGGAATCCAGTAA